In Roseovarius indicus, one genomic interval encodes:
- a CDS encoding FAD-dependent oxidoreductase, with amino-acid sequence MQSHAKAVIVGGGMMGVGLAYHLAEEGWSDVVLIEKGELTSGSTWHAAGQCPSFIGNYNMAKIHHYSNTLYPRLEEITGQPAGWHGCGGIRLATTQEEVDWFNYVAGFAPNVGFHMEVIGPDRIKELNPWLQTDGVLAGAWTTMDGHVDPSSACNAMAVGARQKGATIIRRNRVTDINRLPSGEWEVVTEQGNITCEHVVNAGGCYAREVGLWVGLDTPITNMEHHYLVTEALDAFKDWDGELPVMRDPATAGYYRQEQKAGLVGIYEHYGAQEAWEARGGFPEWDSENELFEGDIDRIAPWLEQAFERMPIFADAGIKRVINGAIPHTPDGNPLAGPAPGLRNFWQCCGASIGIAQGGGVGKYLAQWMVYGDSEINMACCDPRRFGGFADQNYTRAKSFEDYHEMFVTPLPGRESAAGREVLTTPLHEPLKAKGAAYTQVFGWERPMYFAPEGFVEDLQFRRNNTFDIVAEECRAVRERVGICDLSSFAKFDVTGPDAGALLDRLTANRLPKNKGGICLTHVLSENGRIIGEWTITRLADDRFYVLTGAGAELQALDCLSEAGDGVTVTNVTYDYGMLVVAGPKARDVLQPLTDADLSTPSFRWLSGQEITIAGVPLRALRVNYVGELGWELHAPMAELAKLYDAIWAEGTAHGIADFGVHAVNSLRMEKAYHGMNAELTNEITLIEANSARFYAPDKGDFRGRAGTENVRQQGIATKLVYGEVAATDCDIHGGEAVMQGDKVVGVCTSGGYGHATGKSLGFAYVDPEVSDGLEVVILGERRALKLLGSPVWDPSNARQKA; translated from the coding sequence ATGCAATCTCATGCGAAAGCGGTCATCGTCGGCGGCGGCATGATGGGGGTGGGCCTGGCCTATCACCTGGCCGAAGAGGGCTGGAGCGACGTGGTGCTGATCGAGAAGGGCGAGCTGACCAGCGGGTCAACCTGGCACGCAGCGGGACAATGCCCAAGCTTCATCGGCAATTACAACATGGCCAAGATCCACCATTATTCCAACACGCTCTACCCCCGGCTGGAAGAGATCACCGGCCAGCCCGCCGGATGGCACGGCTGTGGCGGTATCCGGCTGGCCACGACGCAGGAAGAGGTGGACTGGTTCAACTACGTTGCGGGCTTTGCGCCCAATGTGGGCTTTCACATGGAGGTGATCGGCCCCGACCGCATCAAGGAGCTGAACCCCTGGCTGCAGACCGATGGCGTCCTGGCCGGGGCCTGGACCACCATGGACGGCCATGTGGACCCGTCGAGCGCCTGCAACGCCATGGCCGTCGGCGCCCGCCAGAAGGGCGCCACGATCATCCGGCGCAACCGGGTGACGGATATCAACCGGCTGCCCTCGGGCGAATGGGAGGTGGTGACCGAACAGGGCAACATCACCTGCGAACACGTGGTCAATGCCGGCGGCTGCTATGCGCGCGAGGTCGGGCTCTGGGTCGGGCTGGACACGCCGATCACCAACATGGAGCATCACTATCTCGTCACTGAGGCGCTGGACGCGTTCAAGGACTGGGACGGCGAGTTGCCGGTGATGCGCGACCCGGCCACCGCCGGGTATTACCGGCAGGAGCAGAAAGCGGGCCTTGTCGGCATTTACGAGCATTACGGCGCGCAGGAAGCCTGGGAAGCGCGCGGCGGCTTTCCGGAATGGGACAGCGAGAACGAGCTTTTCGAAGGTGATATCGACCGCATCGCGCCCTGGCTGGAACAGGCGTTCGAGCGGATGCCGATTTTCGCCGATGCGGGCATCAAGCGCGTCATCAACGGGGCCATCCCGCATACGCCCGACGGCAACCCGCTGGCCGGACCCGCGCCTGGGCTGCGCAATTTCTGGCAATGCTGCGGCGCCTCCATCGGCATCGCGCAGGGCGGGGGCGTCGGCAAATACCTGGCGCAATGGATGGTCTATGGCGACAGCGAGATCAACATGGCCTGCTGCGATCCGCGCCGCTTTGGCGGCTTCGCCGATCAAAACTACACCCGTGCCAAGTCTTTCGAGGATTATCACGAGATGTTCGTGACCCCCTTGCCAGGGCGTGAATCCGCCGCCGGGCGCGAGGTGCTCACTACCCCGCTCCATGAGCCATTGAAAGCAAAGGGCGCGGCCTATACCCAGGTCTTCGGCTGGGAACGACCCATGTATTTCGCCCCCGAAGGTTTCGTCGAAGACCTGCAATTCCGCCGCAACAACACCTTCGACATCGTGGCCGAAGAATGCCGCGCGGTGCGCGAGAGGGTGGGCATCTGCGACCTGTCGAGCTTTGCCAAATTCGACGTCACCGGGCCGGATGCCGGGGCGCTCCTGGACCGGCTGACCGCCAACCGGCTACCCAAGAACAAGGGCGGCATCTGCCTAACCCATGTTCTGTCCGAAAATGGCAGGATCATCGGTGAATGGACCATCACAAGGTTGGCCGACGACCGGTTCTACGTGTTGACCGGGGCAGGGGCAGAGCTTCAGGCGCTGGATTGCCTCAGCGAGGCAGGCGATGGTGTAACGGTGACCAACGTCACCTACGATTACGGCATGCTTGTTGTGGCCGGCCCCAAGGCGCGCGACGTCCTGCAACCCCTTACCGATGCCGATCTTAGCACCCCGTCCTTTCGCTGGCTGTCCGGGCAGGAGATCACCATTGCCGGAGTTCCGCTGCGGGCGCTGCGCGTGAATTACGTCGGCGAGTTGGGATGGGAGTTGCATGCGCCGATGGCGGAATTGGCCAAGCTATATGATGCGATCTGGGCCGAAGGCACCGCCCACGGCATCGCAGATTTCGGCGTGCATGCGGTGAACAGCCTGCGGATGGAAAAGGCCTATCACGGCATGAATGCGGAACTGACCAACGAGATCACGCTGATCGAGGCCAATAGCGCACGCTTCTATGCCCCCGACAAGGGCGACTTCCGGGGCCGTGCCGGGACCGAGAATGTGCGCCAGCAAGGCATCGCCACTAAACTTGTCTATGGCGAGGTCGCCGCCACTGATTGTGACATCCATGGGGGCGAGGCGGTCATGCAGGGCGACAAGGTCGTTGGCGTCTGCACTTCGGGCGGCTACGGCCATGCGACAGGAAAGAGCCTGGGGTTTGCCTATGTTGACCCGGAAGTGAGCGACGGGCTGGAGGTTGTCATCCTGGGGGAACGCCGGGCGTTGAAGTTGCTTGGTTCTCCGGTCTGGGATCCCTCCAACGCGCGGCAAAAGGCTTAG
- a CDS encoding tyrosine-type recombinase/integrase: MTIANLPAIRACRPAWNKGRVIGQKRPLMPKHVWAIRVRLEIAENHRDLALFNLAIDSKLRGCDLVKLKVADVYASGQVKERASVIQSKTQGPVRFEITEGTSKSLARWMDEPLMVGSEFLWPGRFHERLHISTRQYARLVREWVSFIGLDATSYGTHSMRRTKVAQIYKKTGNLRAVQLLLGHTKMDSTVRYLGVELEDALAISESVEI, encoded by the coding sequence ATGACAATTGCGAACTTACCTGCCATTCGAGCCTGCCGGCCCGCTTGGAACAAAGGCCGTGTTATCGGCCAGAAGCGACCATTGATGCCCAAGCACGTCTGGGCCATTCGCGTTCGTCTTGAGATTGCCGAGAACCACCGGGACCTGGCTCTCTTCAACCTCGCCATCGACAGTAAACTGCGAGGGTGTGATCTGGTAAAGCTCAAGGTGGCCGACGTCTACGCCTCCGGCCAAGTCAAGGAGCGAGCTTCGGTCATCCAAAGCAAGACACAGGGGCCAGTGCGTTTCGAGATTACGGAGGGCACAAGCAAGTCGCTTGCGCGATGGATGGATGAACCGCTGATGGTTGGCTCAGAATTTCTTTGGCCCGGCCGGTTTCATGAGCGCCTGCACATATCGACGCGGCAGTACGCCCGGCTCGTGCGGGAATGGGTGAGTTTCATTGGGTTGGATGCCACGTCCTACGGCACGCACTCGATGCGCCGGACCAAGGTTGCACAAATCTACAAGAAGACCGGGAACCTGCGTGCCGTGCAGCTCCTGCTCGGTCACACCAAGATGGACAGCACCGTCCGATATCTCGGGGTTGAGCTCGAGGACGCTCTGGCAATCTCTGAAAGCGTAGAAATCTAA
- a CDS encoding winged helix-turn-helix transcriptional regulator, translated as MPGTSRAARRRNGRAEARRRYVLEALERPRTQAELRDALGMSNSGILHLLRRMERDGLVQPAERVAWTRIWERTVTSTTDARR; from the coding sequence ATGCCCGGAACCAGCAGGGCAGCGCGGCGCCGGAACGGTCGGGCGGAGGCCCGGCGACGCTATGTTCTGGAGGCTCTGGAGCGCCCGCGAACCCAGGCGGAATTGCGCGATGCGCTCGGGATGAGCAACAGCGGGATCCTCCATCTTCTGCGGCGGATGGAGCGCGACGGACTTGTGCAGCCCGCCGAGCGGGTCGCTTGGACACGCATCTGGGAGCGCACGGTCACGTCGACGACGGATGCACGCCGATGA
- a CDS encoding helix-turn-helix domain-containing protein, protein MITGPQMRAARALLSIDQKTLAQLAGLSVPTIQRMEAGSGNVRGVVDSLTKVVAALERAGIELIGEGSVSTASGRGVRLKAPPPEH, encoded by the coding sequence ATGATCACAGGCCCACAGATGCGTGCGGCGCGCGCCCTTCTTAGCATTGACCAGAAGACGCTGGCCCAACTGGCGGGACTCTCCGTCCCGACGATCCAGCGCATGGAAGCCGGCAGCGGCAATGTGCGCGGCGTCGTGGACAGCCTGACCAAGGTCGTCGCGGCACTCGAGCGCGCCGGCATCGAGCTGATCGGAGAAGGCTCCGTCAGCACGGCAAGCGGGCGCGGTGTGCGTTTGAAAGCCCCTCCACCAGAACACTGA
- a CDS encoding sensor histidine kinase, which produces MNMIKSESSELDAPESLQQYLAAIVEGSDDAIITKGLDSIIRSWNPGAERLFGYSAEEAIGRSITLIFPDDRMDEEADFIARLSRGERISNLETTRKRKDGSLVPISLTVSPVRNVNGKIIGASKIARDITLQRQAAERQQLLLSEMRHRVGNSFAVAGGLLSIAARQAESVQELVTVMRQRLLALASVHARAVDDPAGARPEGTALDQLINSILEPFSGGASVTLDVPPLNVCPAAITPLSLVIFELATNAVKYGGLSEAGDGIAIQAHEHDDRLIVQWTEDCATKPASGEPGYVGFGTHMCQSTVGSSLAGKFSRDFSPNGMTATLDLDLRAVTGLQA; this is translated from the coding sequence ATGAACATGATAAAGAGTGAATCCTCAGAACTCGACGCTCCAGAAAGCCTTCAGCAATACCTCGCGGCGATCGTCGAGGGGTCGGATGACGCCATCATCACGAAGGGGCTCGACAGTATCATTCGGAGCTGGAACCCGGGTGCGGAACGACTGTTCGGCTACTCGGCCGAGGAGGCCATCGGACGGTCGATCACACTGATCTTCCCTGATGATCGTATGGACGAAGAAGCCGATTTCATCGCGCGGTTGAGCCGCGGAGAGCGGATCTCCAACCTGGAGACGACCCGGAAGCGCAAGGACGGAAGTCTTGTGCCGATCTCGCTCACCGTTTCACCGGTGCGCAATGTAAACGGGAAAATCATCGGCGCGTCGAAGATCGCACGGGATATCACGCTGCAACGCCAGGCTGCAGAGCGGCAGCAGCTCCTTCTCTCCGAAATGCGCCATCGGGTCGGAAATTCCTTCGCGGTGGCAGGCGGTCTCCTATCCATCGCCGCGCGGCAGGCGGAGAGCGTGCAGGAGCTTGTCACTGTAATGCGCCAACGCCTCCTCGCGTTGGCCTCGGTCCATGCGCGCGCCGTTGACGATCCCGCCGGAGCAAGGCCGGAGGGCACTGCTCTGGACCAACTCATCAACTCGATCCTGGAACCCTTCAGCGGGGGCGCGTCCGTGACACTGGATGTGCCCCCGCTCAACGTCTGCCCGGCCGCCATCACGCCCCTGTCGCTGGTCATTTTTGAGCTGGCGACCAATGCCGTCAAATACGGCGGTCTCTCCGAAGCAGGAGATGGCATCGCGATCCAGGCGCATGAGCATGACGATCGGCTGATCGTTCAGTGGACGGAAGACTGCGCCACCAAGCCCGCGTCTGGCGAACCCGGTTACGTGGGTTTTGGGACACACATGTGCCAGAGCACGGTTGGCTCTTCGCTCGCAGGGAAATTCTCCAGGGACTTCAGCCCGAACGGCATGACAGCGACGCTGGACCTCGACCTGAGAGCCGTGACGGGCTTGCAGGCGTAG
- a CDS encoding L,D-transpeptidase: protein MSITTTRRGVLRLGITAAASLATPALLRAQEKTQVADLMTPRIVGLNKSLPPGEVHVSPGLFRLFWTLPDGLAWMYPVRIGRGDLYEAGEFYIGAKKVWPSWTPTPGMIEREPEKYAQYADEGMPGGPGNPLGARALYLFTEERGDTFLRIHGTDDPGTIGRAVSNGCAGLVNNHMIDLYEKVPMNARVVLYPKRPSESLSRQS, encoded by the coding sequence ATGAGTATAACCACGACGCGTCGCGGCGTTCTAAGGCTCGGCATCACCGCCGCCGCAAGCCTTGCGACTCCCGCTCTTCTACGCGCGCAGGAGAAAACGCAAGTCGCCGATCTGATGACACCGCGTATTGTCGGGTTGAACAAGTCGCTCCCGCCCGGCGAGGTGCATGTCTCTCCCGGTCTTTTCCGTCTCTTCTGGACTCTGCCCGACGGGCTGGCTTGGATGTATCCGGTCCGAATCGGGCGCGGCGATCTCTATGAAGCCGGCGAATTCTACATCGGTGCAAAGAAGGTCTGGCCTTCCTGGACGCCCACGCCAGGCATGATTGAACGCGAGCCAGAGAAATATGCGCAATACGCCGATGAGGGCATGCCCGGAGGTCCCGGCAATCCTCTCGGAGCACGGGCGCTCTATCTTTTTACCGAAGAACGTGGCGACACCTTCCTTCGCATTCACGGCACAGACGACCCCGGAACCATAGGGCGCGCGGTGTCTAACGGCTGCGCGGGCCTCGTGAACAATCATATGATCGACCTCTATGAGAAAGTGCCGATGAACGCTCGCGTGGTGCTCTATCCAAAGCGCCCCAGCGAGTCACTCTCCCGCCAGAGCTGA
- a CDS encoding EF-hand domain-containing protein, whose product MRSAEFFAVVIGLGMSAAALPAVAASGAQAAFDRLDLNGDDVIQWPEAYQVRVDQFTKMDANQDGVLTIDEFKGPARPLSVFDADEDQELQLSEFLEGHHGMFEKFDEDVSGSLTFEEFEAARSAARGG is encoded by the coding sequence ATGCGTAGTGCAGAATTCTTCGCAGTAGTGATTGGTCTCGGCATGTCCGCCGCCGCACTTCCCGCGGTCGCCGCCTCGGGGGCTCAGGCAGCCTTCGACCGGCTGGATCTGAACGGTGACGACGTCATCCAATGGCCGGAAGCCTACCAAGTCCGTGTCGATCAGTTCACCAAGATGGATGCGAACCAGGACGGCGTCCTCACCATAGACGAATTCAAGGGTCCTGCTCGGCCGCTTTCGGTCTTCGATGCCGATGAGGATCAGGAATTGCAGCTGTCCGAGTTCCTCGAAGGGCATCACGGCATGTTCGAGAAATTCGACGAGGATGTCAGCGGCTCCCTGACATTCGAGGAATTCGAAGCGGCGCGAAGTGCTGCTCGTGGAGGTTAA
- a CDS encoding MBL fold metallo-hydrolase yields MTLRFEQILADGVAQCSYLVGDDDAGVAAVIDPRPDVDVYLDLARHYGLAITHVFETHIHADFMSGARELVARLGDQARLCVSVEDGAQYDFEYEAIRGGDSFTFGDARMVVRHTPGHTPEHVAFLLHEGDTEDPWGVLTGDSFFVDSVGRPDLLGDDQTEELTEKLFRTTQDFYMGLPDGVIIYPCHGAGSECGPDIGDRMSSTIGYERRHNKYVQITELDAFKAAMTEDAPPVPTHYPRLKKVNAGGPPVMANLPRVPPLTPGLFAEATGNNAQVLDVRDMQAFGGGHIPGSINIGAQPELSVWAGWLLDPEKPLYLVLEDDSRLDEVLTLLWRVGFTDFGGYLARGIGAWRETGLELRRIPQMTVHELAEADVLPLDVRKDEEWQAGHVPEAKHIFLGELPESLGELDRSAEIATYCASGFRASIASSILAANGFEKVWNVPGSWKAWTGAGLKVAAHA; encoded by the coding sequence ATGACACTCCGTTTCGAACAGATTCTCGCCGATGGCGTTGCGCAATGTTCCTACTTGGTCGGTGACGACGACGCGGGCGTGGCCGCTGTCATCGACCCGAGGCCGGACGTCGACGTCTATCTCGACCTCGCCCGGCACTACGGCCTTGCAATCACGCATGTGTTTGAGACTCACATCCACGCCGACTTCATGAGCGGCGCACGCGAGCTGGTCGCGCGGCTGGGCGACCAAGCCCGCCTCTGTGTAAGCGTAGAGGACGGGGCGCAATACGATTTCGAATATGAGGCGATCCGCGGCGGCGACAGTTTCACCTTCGGCGACGCTCGGATGGTCGTTCGGCATACGCCCGGGCATACCCCCGAACACGTCGCGTTCCTTCTCCACGAGGGCGACACGGAAGACCCTTGGGGGGTTCTGACCGGCGACAGTTTCTTCGTGGATTCAGTGGGGCGCCCCGACCTTCTCGGCGACGACCAGACTGAGGAGCTGACCGAAAAGCTTTTCCGCACAACGCAGGATTTCTACATGGGCCTTCCCGACGGGGTGATCATCTACCCTTGCCACGGAGCCGGTTCTGAATGCGGCCCCGACATTGGAGACCGCATGTCCAGCACTATCGGTTATGAACGTCGGCACAACAAGTATGTGCAGATAACCGAACTCGACGCCTTCAAGGCGGCAATGACCGAGGACGCGCCGCCGGTTCCGACGCACTACCCCCGGCTCAAGAAGGTCAATGCCGGCGGCCCGCCGGTTATGGCGAACCTTCCCCGTGTTCCGCCGCTTACCCCTGGGCTCTTCGCGGAGGCGACCGGAAATAATGCCCAAGTGCTCGATGTCCGCGACATGCAAGCCTTCGGCGGCGGGCATATTCCCGGCTCCATCAATATTGGTGCCCAGCCGGAACTGTCGGTGTGGGCGGGTTGGCTGCTCGACCCCGAGAAGCCCCTCTACCTGGTCCTCGAAGACGATTCCCGGCTGGACGAAGTCCTGACATTGCTCTGGCGTGTCGGCTTTACCGATTTCGGCGGATACCTGGCCCGCGGCATCGGCGCGTGGCGCGAGACTGGGCTCGAGCTGCGCCGCATTCCGCAGATGACGGTTCACGAGTTGGCCGAGGCGGACGTCTTGCCGCTTGATGTCCGTAAGGACGAGGAGTGGCAAGCAGGGCACGTTCCGGAAGCCAAACATATTTTCCTGGGCGAGCTTCCGGAATCTCTCGGAGAGTTGGATCGTAGTGCAGAGATCGCGACTTATTGTGCGAGTGGCTTCCGCGCCAGCATCGCCTCAAGCATCCTTGCCGCCAATGGCTTTGAAAAGGTTTGGAATGTGCCCGGCAGCTGGAAGGCATGGACGGGCGCCGGGCTGAAGGTTGCAGCGCACGCGTAG
- a CDS encoding ATP-binding protein, with product MVGASGSAPEGRLTEAETGYSENVVDGERWRVYTEVNEDLGVRVMVGDRLTVRERLVTDVTRGLLIPALAILPVLAGLIWLSVGQGLAPLYRMANALAARSADNLEPIRAGPLPAELRPMGAALDALFARVAAARDRERNFSANAAHELKTPLSGIKTQAQVAAMAQDEDSRRHALAQIERGVARTDRMVRQLLELASVDGAASAGGGVTDLGKVLASVASSLERSAEANGVELRCRFPKGAPMVQGDAVMATVAVRNVVENAIGASSAGDVVDIRVEEVADALQVQILDEGPGIVEADRSRITERFFRGNNAPEGGSGLGLSITMAAMQQIGGTIEFRRRDTRGEQVTLTFKKKVI from the coding sequence ATGGTCGGGGCCTCGGGAAGCGCCCCGGAAGGGCGCCTGACGGAGGCGGAGACCGGCTATTCGGAAAATGTCGTCGATGGGGAACGGTGGCGTGTGTATACCGAGGTGAACGAGGATCTGGGCGTTCGCGTGATGGTTGGCGACCGGCTTACCGTGCGCGAGCGCCTGGTGACAGACGTGACGCGCGGCCTGCTGATCCCCGCGCTCGCGATCCTGCCGGTTCTTGCTGGGTTGATCTGGCTCAGCGTGGGTCAGGGCCTTGCCCCCCTCTACAGAATGGCGAATGCTCTCGCTGCGCGTTCGGCCGACAACCTTGAACCGATCCGGGCCGGCCCGCTCCCCGCCGAGCTGCGCCCGATGGGGGCCGCTCTCGACGCGCTTTTTGCGAGGGTCGCCGCCGCGCGCGATCGCGAGCGTAACTTCTCGGCCAATGCCGCGCATGAGCTGAAGACGCCCCTGTCCGGCATCAAGACGCAGGCACAGGTTGCCGCAATGGCACAGGACGAAGACTCCCGGCGTCACGCCCTCGCACAGATCGAGCGAGGCGTTGCCCGCACCGATCGCATGGTGCGTCAGCTTTTGGAGCTGGCCTCGGTGGACGGCGCGGCGAGTGCAGGCGGCGGGGTCACTGACCTCGGGAAAGTCCTGGCCAGTGTTGCGTCGTCACTTGAAAGGTCGGCCGAGGCGAACGGCGTCGAGTTGCGCTGCCGTTTCCCCAAGGGGGCGCCCATGGTCCAAGGCGATGCCGTGATGGCGACAGTTGCGGTTCGCAACGTGGTTGAAAATGCCATCGGGGCAAGCTCGGCGGGCGATGTAGTCGACATTCGCGTCGAGGAGGTGGCGGACGCCCTCCAGGTCCAGATCCTCGATGAAGGGCCCGGGATCGTCGAGGCCGATCGCTCCCGCATCACCGAACGATTTTTCCGGGGCAACAATGCCCCAGAGGGAGGCAGCGGGTTGGGGTTATCGATCACGATGGCCGCCATGCAACAAATCGGCGGCACGATAGAGTTTCGGCGGAGAGACACACGCGGCGAGCAAGTGACACTGACGTTCAAAAAGAAAGTCATCTGA
- a CDS encoding winged helix-turn-helix domain-containing protein gives MRILVVEDDASLADGLCNGLRLHGFTPELVGTCADAVEAWMQGGFSAAVLDVMLPDGSGADLLADMRAKDDRLPVLLLTALDQVGDRIAGLDAGADDYLAKPFDLWELGARLRAITRRAQGQASATITWNGLEFDPARMAGRIRDEDVHFSRREFALMQALLERPGAIVTKDRLEERLYGWQDGVESNTVEVHVHKLRAKLGADFIETVRGVGYRLSEDGT, from the coding sequence ATGCGGATACTGGTGGTAGAAGACGATGCGTCGCTGGCCGACGGGCTTTGCAACGGCCTGCGCCTCCACGGTTTCACACCCGAACTGGTGGGCACATGTGCGGATGCGGTCGAGGCCTGGATGCAGGGCGGCTTTTCCGCGGCGGTGCTCGACGTAATGTTGCCCGATGGGTCCGGCGCGGACCTCCTGGCCGACATGCGCGCCAAGGATGATCGCCTCCCGGTCCTGTTGCTGACGGCACTGGATCAGGTTGGCGACCGGATCGCCGGCCTGGACGCAGGCGCCGACGACTATCTTGCGAAACCATTCGACCTCTGGGAACTCGGGGCACGGCTGCGGGCCATCACCCGGCGCGCGCAGGGCCAGGCCAGTGCCACGATCACCTGGAACGGGCTCGAGTTCGATCCAGCCCGCATGGCCGGACGCATCCGGGATGAAGACGTGCACTTTTCCCGCCGGGAGTTCGCACTCATGCAGGCCCTCCTGGAACGGCCCGGCGCCATCGTCACCAAGGACCGCCTGGAGGAGCGGCTCTATGGCTGGCAGGACGGTGTGGAGAGCAACACTGTCGAGGTCCATGTTCACAAGCTGCGAGCCAAGCTCGGGGCCGACTTCATCGAAACGGTGCGCGGCGTCGGCTACCGGCTTTCGGAGGACGGAACATGA
- the dsbD gene encoding protein-disulfide reductase DsbD, whose amino-acid sequence MTGTILTSLRPIRSLLAMLQGIALIAGLAAPAAAQDSPPGSGQPLAPRDAFALSVDDLPDGGRVLRWEIAEGYYLYRDYLAVETSRGEPIALDSAPGVQKQDPTFGAVEVYYDRAEVRLPPVSGELNVTYQGCQEDGICYPPVTDTLPAVPVATAPDEKALGSAAPVTSSPASGLALAKDQGLVADLMNRGGTALVLLGFFGFGLLLAFTPCVLPMIPILGGLMAGQGTALTVRRGLMLSAIYVLAMSSAFALLGVAAAWSGQNLQIVLQSPWAVGGVAVVFAGLALAMFGLFELRLPRAWNDRISAAGAGRRGTFGGAAALGFTSALIMGPCVTAPLAGALLYIAQTGDTALGAAALFSLGLGEGVPLLLLGAFGTRALPRTGHWMQAVNRVFGFVFLGMAA is encoded by the coding sequence ATGACAGGCACCATACTCACATCCCTCCGCCCGATCCGGTCCTTGCTTGCCATGTTGCAGGGCATTGCGCTGATAGCCGGTTTGGCCGCCCCGGCCGCGGCCCAAGACAGCCCACCCGGATCTGGCCAGCCCCTTGCGCCGCGAGACGCCTTTGCCCTTTCCGTCGACGACTTGCCAGACGGCGGTCGGGTGCTTCGCTGGGAGATCGCAGAGGGGTATTACCTATACCGGGACTACCTTGCCGTCGAGACGTCCCGAGGCGAGCCGATCGCGCTCGACAGCGCGCCCGGCGTGCAGAAGCAGGATCCGACCTTCGGGGCGGTCGAGGTCTATTACGACCGGGCGGAGGTTCGGCTCCCGCCCGTGTCCGGTGAGCTGAATGTCACCTATCAGGGCTGTCAGGAAGACGGGATCTGCTATCCTCCCGTCACCGACACTCTGCCCGCCGTCCCGGTCGCGACTGCGCCGGATGAGAAGGCACTCGGGAGCGCGGCGCCTGTCACGTCCTCCCCGGCCTCCGGCCTGGCGCTCGCCAAGGACCAGGGACTGGTTGCCGACCTGATGAACCGAGGCGGAACGGCACTGGTGCTTCTGGGCTTCTTCGGTTTCGGACTGTTGCTGGCCTTCACCCCATGTGTCCTACCGATGATCCCCATTTTGGGCGGATTGATGGCCGGTCAGGGCACGGCATTGACGGTGCGGCGGGGGCTGATGCTCAGCGCCATCTACGTGCTTGCCATGTCCTCGGCATTCGCCCTGCTGGGGGTCGCCGCCGCTTGGTCGGGGCAGAACCTCCAGATCGTGCTGCAATCGCCCTGGGCGGTCGGCGGCGTGGCCGTCGTCTTCGCGGGGCTGGCGCTCGCAATGTTCGGCCTTTTCGAGCTGCGCCTCCCGCGAGCCTGGAACGACCGGATATCGGCGGCGGGTGCCGGGCGGCGCGGCACATTCGGTGGCGCTGCCGCTCTTGGTTTCACCTCCGCGCTGATCATGGGGCCCTGCGTCACGGCGCCGCTGGCCGGCGCGCTGCTGTATATCGCGCAGACCGGCGACACCGCACTGGGCGCCGCGGCCCTCTTTTCACTCGGCCTCGGCGAAGGCGTGCCGCTGCTGCTGCTCGGGGCCTTCGGAACACGTGCCCTGCCGCGAACGGGGCACTGGATGCAGGCGGTGAACCGGGTCTTCGGTTTCGTCTTTCTCGGCATGGCAGCCTAG
- a CDS encoding thioredoxin family protein gives MAGVFLGGLDRLAAAATPTARLRKATGVMALLAAALLGLGAASGGDDPLRPLAGLRGPADTPTSAKAITFTTVRSVPELETSLAETRQPAMIYFTAEWCVSCRTIERRVWPDAGVQAALSDMQVIAADLTEFDAESQALLEQLRSVGPPTMIFFDANGRETPDTRLVGEPVPEDVVASARAVQ, from the coding sequence GTGGCCGGCGTCTTTCTGGGCGGTCTCGACCGGCTTGCCGCCGCCGCCACACCGACCGCGCGTCTGCGCAAGGCGACCGGCGTGATGGCACTCCTTGCCGCCGCTCTCCTCGGGCTTGGTGCGGCCAGTGGCGGGGATGATCCGTTGCGCCCGCTGGCGGGGCTGCGCGGGCCGGCGGACACCCCGACATCCGCCAAGGCCATCACCTTTACCACAGTTCGTTCGGTTCCCGAACTGGAAACGTCCCTCGCCGAGACGCGGCAGCCGGCGATGATCTATTTCACCGCCGAATGGTGTGTCAGCTGCCGCACCATCGAGCGCCGCGTCTGGCCGGACGCCGGGGTTCAGGCGGCCCTGTCCGACATGCAGGTCATTGCCGCCGACCTCACGGAATTCGACGCCGAAAGCCAGGCGCTGCTCGAGCAGCTGCGCTCCGTCGGGCCGCCGACGATGATCTTTTTCGACGCCAACGGCCGCGAGACGCCGGACACGCGGCTGGTCGGTGAGCCGGTTCCCGAGGATGTTGTGGCCTCGGCGCGGGCGGTGCAATGA